In a single window of the Pleurodeles waltl isolate 20211129_DDA chromosome 4_2, aPleWal1.hap1.20221129, whole genome shotgun sequence genome:
- the LOC138293815 gene encoding protein LDOC1-like, with translation MEDPSEDVVHTAQLLMETVQQEVQEVKQLHAENAALRQALASRTTNFPTVSATTPHFSLDPNKLKEFLDSLTVFFALRPSQFTQDKTKVGYLISALSGPALAWTTPRVAADDPRLSNCIAFVVAFKQMFEHPGLESSAEEALCEHPAREPGHSVIQNMV, from the coding sequence ATGGAAGATCCCTCTGAGGACGTAGTGCATACAGCCCAGTTGTTAATGGAAACTGTGCAACAAGAGGTTCAAGAGGTGAAACAGCTGCATGCCGAaaatgcagcactacgacaagcTTTGGCTTCAAGAACCACAAACTTTCCTACTGTCTCTGCTACTACACCACATTTTTCCTTGGATCCAAATAAGTTAAAAGAATTTCTTGACTCATTGACAGTCTTTTTTGCACTTCGACCATCTCAATTTACtcaggataagaccaaggtgggataCCTAATCAGCGCCTTGTCAGGTCCAGCTCTGGCTTGGACGACTCCACGGGTAGCAGCGGATGATCCCAGATTGTCCAATTGTATTGCCTTTGTTgttgcctttaaacaaatgttcgaACACCCTGGACTGGAATCCTCTGCAGAAGAAGCACTGTGTGAACATCCAGCAAGGGAACCAGGACATTCTGTAATACAAAACATGGTTTAG